Part of the Desulfohalovibrio reitneri genome is shown below.
GTCTTCGGGGTGGGTCTGGGCGAGGATGAAGTCGAGTCCATTGCCCAGGTAGTAGTCCGGAGGAAACCCCGTGAGTTCCTCCACGGTGGAACTGAGGTAATCGAGGCGGTCCTCCCGCAGGTCGAAGCGGTAGAGGACCAGGTTGGGGCAAATGCGCAATTCGGAGGGGGTGTCCACCGCATCGGGCAGCGCCTCCAGGCGAGCGCCGAGCTGGTCCAGCAGGTCGTCCGCCTCGTGGCGTCCGGCCTCGTCCAGGCGCTGCCTCAAGTTGCGCAGCAGTTCGGTGAGCGGCGTGTCGTCCACTGTGAGCCCCGTGCTGATGGGAAATATCGGAATACACGTTGTCAGCCCGGGCGGCAAGACGTAGGCTTTTTTCCGGTGTCACGGCACGGTTTGTGCTTCAGGCTCATCCCGAGAGGTTCGCGTTGTGGGAAAACCGTTTCGATTCAAGCTGGAAAAGGTGCTGCAGTTCCGCCGACAGGCGGAGGAGCAGGCGCAGCAGGACCTCGCCAGGGCCCGGTCCCGCCTGCGCGAGCAGGAGGAGCGCCTGGAGGGGCTGCTGCAAGCCCTGGCCGACCACGAGGCCTCCCGCTTCGGCAACGCCGAGATGACCCAAGCCGACCTGTGGTTGTGGGAGAACTACCACAGGGGGCTGAGCCAGGACGTGGAGAGCTCCAGGGTGCGCCGCAACCGCCTGGCCGAGGAGGTCGAACGCGCCCGCGCGGCATTGATTGAGAAGGCCAAGGACCGCAAGGTCATGGAAAAACTCAAGGAACAGCAGGCGGAGAAACATGCCCGGGAAGAACAGGCACTCGAGGAAAAAGAAAACGACGAAGTCGCAACGATCCTCCACGGCTACCGTGCTTTCTAGGCTGTTCCAGG
Proteins encoded:
- the fliJ gene encoding flagellar export protein FliJ; the encoded protein is MGKPFRFKLEKVLQFRRQAEEQAQQDLARARSRLREQEERLEGLLQALADHEASRFGNAEMTQADLWLWENYHRGLSQDVESSRVRRNRLAEEVERARAALIEKAKDRKVMEKLKEQQAEKHAREEQALEEKENDEVATILHGYRAF